Proteins encoded together in one Benincasa hispida cultivar B227 chromosome 1, ASM972705v1, whole genome shotgun sequence window:
- the LOC120075057 gene encoding polyadenylate-binding protein 3 isoform X2: protein MRHKEGGEGVDYACTPEEVQQHFQSCGTVNRVTILTDKFGQPKGFAYVEFLEAEAVQEALLLNESELHGRQLKVLPKRTNVPGMKQYRPRRYNPYMGFRRPYAPPYFYSPYGYGKMPRFRRSMRYMPYY, encoded by the exons ATGAGACATAAAGAAGGAGGCGAGGGT GTTGACTATGCATGCACACCCGAAGAAGTGCAACAGCATTTCCAATCATGTGGTACTGTCAACAGAGTGACTATTTTAACTGATAAATTTGGTCAGCCGAAGGGCTTTGCCTATGTAGAATTTCTTGAAGCTGAAGCTGTTCAAGAAGCCCTCCTTCTGAATGAATCTGAGCTACATGGACGGCAACTGAAG GTTTTGCCCAAGAGAACAAATGTTCCTGGTATGAAGCAGTATCGTCCCCGTCGTTATAACCCATACATGGGATTTAGAAGACCTTATGCCCCACCGTATTTCTATTCACCTTACGGCTACGG GAAGATGCCTCGGTTTCGAAGGTCGATGAGGTACATGCCGTACTATTAG